The nucleotide sequence tccaagctccgccttcagcCAACTACCATGAGAGCCCTggtcaggtgactagtggggatcAGTCAtcgccacacaggtgtggtaagacagcgtgtcaaCGCATACGGAGCAGAACCGAGCCACGGGAACAAGGAGTCTGGTGGTGTCAGCATTGTACCCGCCCACTgtccagtgggtggagtcagtaacaggcgattGTAAGCGTGAATCctctaattggccaggtcccgtgtgacctaaacccaTTCCGTGACCGTGGGACGCGCGGCCTTAGGAAGCGTCTGGTCACAGCGCTCTGTTCCTCTCCACTACCTATATTGTCTCATGTGATCACTGACTAAGAAGCTGCGATTCACATACGAAATGAGTGTCAAATAGCCATTAGTATAAGAGATTGTCttcttatatatatttctctacacGTGTCTTACACCGTTACCTGTGCGCCTCTGCATCCACTGCTATATATaatccttaataataataataataaacttctgcttgttatttttaataacattatagtaaagtgtgtaataactctccatgtgatatttgtcatggataaacttctgttataaacacccaactgagaacagggctgatggcggaggagggtgtagtataagagattgctgtagtgactgagcaaggagaatatgtgacttctgtaataagtgtttattactcacctgtgctgatatctgtagggatctcctcctccttacactgctgatcacccctcacatacgtctcttcttctccccctatatcttctgccttcatatcagtcacatacgtctcttcttctccctctatatcttctaccttcatatcagtcacatacgtctcttcttctccctctatatcttccgcctttgtatcagtcacatacgtctcttctccctctatatcttctgtctttatatcagtcacatacgtctcttcttctccctctatatcttctgcctttatatcagtcacatacgtctcttcttctccctctgtatcttctccctttatatcagtcacatacgtctcttcttctccctctatatcttctgcctttatatcagtcacatacgtctcttcttctccctctgtatcttctgccttcatatcagtcacatacgtctcttcttctccctctgtatcttctgcctttatatcagtcacatatgtctcttcttctccctctatatcttctgactttatatcagtcacatacgtctcttcttctccctctgtatcttctccctttatatcagtcacatacgtctcttcttctccctctatatcttctgccttcatatcagtcacatacgtctcttcttctccctctatatcttctgccttcatatcagtcacatacgtctcttcttctccctctgtatcttctgccttcatatcagtcacatacgtctcttcttcttcctctatatcttctgcctttatattagtcacatacgtctcttcttctccctctgtatcttctgccttcatatcagtcacatacgtctcttcttctccctctatatcagtcacatacgtctcttcttctcgctctgtatcttctgcctttatatcagtcacacacgtctcttcttctccctctatatcttctgcctttatattagtcacatacgtctcttcttctccctctgtatcttctgccttcatatcagtcacatacgtctcttcttctccctctatatcagtcacatacgtctcttcttctcgctCTGTAtcgtctgcctttatatcagtcacatacgtctcttcttctccctctatatcttctgctgttatattagtcacatacgtctcttctccctctgtatcttctgcctttatatcagtcacatacgtttcttcttctccctctatatcttctaccttcttatcagtcacatatgtctcttcttctccctctacatcttctgcctttatatcagtcacatacgtctcttcttctccctctgtatcttctgcctttatatcagtcacatatgtctcttcttctccctctgtatcttctgccgttatatcagtcacatatgtctcttcttctccctctatatcttctgccttcatatcagtcacatacgtctctccttctccctctatatcatctgttttaatatcagacagacgttctacctaaaaaaaaacaacaacactataaataggattttaatacctaccggtaaatccttttctattagtccgtagaggatgctggggtcacatcaagaaccatggggaatagacgggatccacaggagacatgggcactttaagactttcaaaggggtgtgaactggctcctccctctatgcccctcctccagactccagttataggaactgtgcccagggagacggacatttcgaggaaaaggatttatagttaaactaaggtgagatacataccagctcacacttcaagcacgccgtacaacatggcatttaacacagcgcaagtcaacggcatgaacaacatcagcaacaggctgactataaacgtaacacagcatgtgtgtaaccacaactaataactgcagatacagtacgcactgggacgggcgcccagcatcctctacggactaagagaaaaggatttaccggtaggtattaaaatccttttttctcatacgtcctagaggatgctggggtcacatcaagaaccatggggttatacgaaagttctagaacgggcgggagagtgcggattactctgcagcaccgattgaccaaacatgaggtcctcattagccagggtatcaaacttgtttaacttcgcaaaggtgtttgaacccgaccaagtagctgcttggcagagttgtaatgccgagaccccccgggcagccgcccaggacgaacccacctttctggtagactgggccttcaccgatttcggtaacggcaatccagccgcagcatgagcctgctgaatcgtatgacagatccagagcacaatagtctgcttggaagcaggagccccaattttattgtgagcatacaggacaaaaaggagagaaaaaaaaagagactctgtgttggggcacgcttaagaaataaaacttaacttttaattagaatgtATAAAAATtagatacacaaacacacatataattCTTGATAATAAGGTTTGTAAAGAATTTTAGACCTTCATCTACTTGTATTTTTGAATCTGAAAAGAGATTCTCTTTTTAACAATAAGAAAAGAATAATTAGGAGTATCAAGTCTCCAATTTCAACAAATATTTTTGCGGTGACAGTGACACCCACGATGAAAATATCAGAAATTCAATTTCGACATAACAGGAAAAAGGTTTCCGACATACGACATATAGGCATTCAATATGGCAATCTAGATTAAGAATTATCATCCAATAACCATTGCCTAATATGATATTATACCCTGGTATCTGACAATCTGCTAGTGCTAAGTTGCTAATCAACATGTACAGTGAAAGAAAACATCTCTGAATTGGTCTAGAATCAAATGAACGAATGAAAAGGAAAGATTGTAGGTGTGAAGTTGGtaagggtcaaaggttgctccaacacttctgcttttcacatggagACAGAGGTATTTACtactgcacctaatattccctagcagtctcccatctaggtactgatcaggctcctcactgcttagcttccaagatctggcgagattgggcgtagccagtgagatATGGCAGAAGTATCACATAGATTGTGAATGAGAGGGTGTCTGGTTATTGGCACATACCGATATTTTGATAATCAGTGAACAAGACACCTTCAGGTGAAACGGCTGTCTGTGTTctgtggtgctgaacagtgcacggttcagcccactcaTCCCCTGGTATCGTATATTGGAGGAAATTATTTTCTTGATTATCAAAATATCGGATATTTGTAAAATCTGCTACTTTATCACCAAACTACAATGTGTTAATATTTAACATGTTCAGTGACTACTCTTTATTCTTATGTTT is from Pseudophryne corroboree isolate aPseCor3 chromosome 3 unlocalized genomic scaffold, aPseCor3.hap2 SUPER_3_unloc_12, whole genome shotgun sequence and encodes:
- the LOC134983312 gene encoding zinc finger protein 583-like, encoding MMENHRPLTSLDGPSNRDTPERCPRPLYSQDCTEENHRIPQEDQVERLSDIKTDDIEGEGETYVTDMKAEDIEGEEETYVTDITAEDTEGEEETYVTDIKAEDTEGEEETYVTDIKAEDVEGEEETYVTDKKVEDIEGEEETYVTDIKAEDTEGEETYVTNITAEDIEGEEETYVTDIKADDTEREEETYVTDIEGEEETYVTDMKAEDTEGEEETYVTNIKAEDIEGEEETCVTDIKAEDTEREEETYVTDIEGEEETYVTDMKAEDTEGEEETYVTNIKAEDIEEEEETYVTDMKAEDTEGEEETYVTDMKAEDIEGEEETYVTDMKAEDIEGEEETYVTDIKGEDTEGEEETYVTDIKSEDIEGEEETYVTDIKAEDTEGEEETYVTDMKAEDTEGEEETYVTDIKAEDIEGEEETYVTDIKGEDTEGEEETYVTDIKAEDIEGEEETYVTDIKTEDIEGEETYVTDTKAEDIEGEEETYVTDMKVEDIEGEEETYVTDMKAEDIGGEEETYVRGDQQCKEEEIPTDISTDGHTSRNISEGHLMLSPDCDIKDNDSRPYSPGDNPITPIIHPALSAGPSDPGKCSPDHSDIGASVTALTVDTEFPCSIGAKCFTQNTKRITQQPAKAGERPFLCSECRKCFTCKSALVTHQRKHTGERPFPCSECGKCFTQKSNLVIHQRSHTGERPFSCSKCEKCFSSKSHLVEHQRIHTGEKPFSCSECGKCFLHKLYLVRHQRSHTGEKPFSCSECGKCFLNKAHLVTHQRSHTGEKPFPCSECGKCFFQKSNLVTHQRSHRGEKPFPCSECGKCFSQKSNLVTHQRSHTGEKPFSCSECGKCFTQRSNMIKHQRSHTGEKSFPCSDCGKCFLQKSDLVRHQRTHTGEKPFPFPECGN